A stretch of the Malus sylvestris chromosome 10, drMalSylv7.2, whole genome shotgun sequence genome encodes the following:
- the LOC126585893 gene encoding photosystem II reaction center W protein, chloroplastic-like: protein MATITASTAASSVVRASLVHKPSAGAPSSTVLALPSLARKGRVSCSMEGKKESNSNMVKGGSLAAAAMAATMSSPAMALVDDRLSTEGTGLPFGLSNNLLGWILFGVFGLIWALYFIYTSSLEEDEESGLSL, encoded by the exons ATGGCAACCATTACTGCTAGCACTGCAGCCTCGTCTGTCGTTAGGGCAAGCCTTGTGCACAAGCCATCTGCTGGGGCTCCATCCTCAACTGTTTTGG CTTTGCCGTCACTTGCGAGAAAGGGAAGAGTGAGCTGCTCTATGGAAGGAAAGAAGGAGAGCAACTCAAACATGGTCAAGGGTGGATCTTTGGCGGCAGCAGCTATGGCGGCGACCATGTCAAGCCCCGCTATGGCTTTGGTGGACGACAGATTGAGCACCGAGGGAACAGGGCTTCCGTTCGGATTGAGCAACAACCTTCTTGGTTGGATCCTCTTTGGGGTGTTTGGTCTCATCTGGGCACTCTACTTTATCTATACTTCCTCCCTTGAAGAGGATGAAGAGTCGGGACTGTCCCTCTAA